The genomic interval TGCCTAAAGACAACACGATACAAACGATTTTAGTCATCGGTTCAGGGCCAATTGTCATTGGGCAAGCTGCAGAATTTGATTATGCAGGTACTCAAGCTTGTCTAGCCCTGAAAGAAGAAGGATACAAAGTTATTCTTGTTAATAATAATCCAGCAACAATTATGACAGATGAAATTAATGCAGATGCTGTTTATTTTGAACCACTGACAGTTGACACATTAGAGAAGATTATCGCAAAGGAAAAGCCGGACGGTCTGCTTGCCACACTCGGTGGTCAAACAGGTTTGAATTTAGCTTATCAATTAGATGAAGCGGGCATTTTAGAAAAATATAATGTGAGATTACTTGGAACGCCGATTGATTCTATCAAAAAAGGGGAAGACCGTGAATTATTCCGTCAATTGATGTTTGAAATCAATGAGCCTGTTCCAGATAGCACCATTGTTCACACGATGGAAGAAGCGATTGCTTTTGCTGAAGAAATTGGTTTTCCGATTATTGTTCGTCCTGCTTATACACTTGGCGGGTCAGGCGGCGGAATTTCCGATAATATGGATGCATTTAAAGAGCTTGTTCGCGGCGGTTTACAAGAAAGCCCAATTACGCAATGTTTAATTGAAAAAAGCATTGCTGGATATAAAGAAGTAGAATATGAAGTAATGCGTGATGGAAACAATACATGTATTACAATTTGTAATATGGAAAACATCGACCCTGTCGGCATTCATACAGGAGATTCGATTGTTGTGGCACCTTCACAAACTCTTTCGGATGATGAGTTTCAAATGTTGCGATTGGCTTCTATTAAAATTATTTCGGCTCTTGGGATTATCGGCGGCTGTAACATTCAGTTTGCGCTTGATCCAAACAGCAAACAATATTATTTAATCGAAGTGAATCCACGAGTTAGCCGTTCGTCAGCACTTGCTTCTAAAGCGACAGGCTATCCAATTGCTAGAATCGCAGCAAAACTTGCGGTAGGCTATAACTTAAATGAGCTAATCAACCCAGTTACAAAGAGCACGTACTCAAGCTTTGAGCCGGCTCTTGATTATGTCGCTGTGAAATTCCCGCGCTGGCCGTTTGATAAATTTGTAACAGCGGAGCGTAAACTAGGTACTCAAATGAAAGCAACTGGAGAAGTTATGGCATTGCATCGTAACTTTGAAGGCGGCGTTCAAAAGGCAGTTGATTCTCTAGAGTTAAAAACATTAGGTCTACAACTGAAATCCCTTGCTGATGTACCAGTATCAGAGCTATGGGAAAAACTCGCTGAGAAATCAGACGAACGAATTTTTGTTATTTTTGAGATGCTTAGAAAAGGTGTCACAATGGAAGAAATTCATGAAGCAACGAAGATTGATTATTTCTTCTTACACTCCTTTGCATCGTTAATTGCAACTGAAAAACAAATTAGCGCTCAGTCACTGCAAGATGTGACGAAGGCTGAGATGCAAGTGTATAAAGAAAAAGGGTTCTCTGACCGTTACCTTGCCTCTGTATGGAATATGTCCGAACAAGAAGTGAGAGCGTATCGTAAAGAACTTGGTGTAACAGCCGTTTATAAAACAGTTGATACATGTGCAGCGGAATTTGAATCACATACCAATTATCATTATTCTACTTATTTCGGTGAAAATGAACAGGTGAAAACGGATAAGAAAAAAGTGTTAATGATCGGCAGCGGTCCAATTCGTATTGGGCAAGGAATTGAATTCGATTATTGTTCGGTTCATGGGGTATATGCACTTCAAAGTGAAGATGTTGAAACAATTATGATTAATAATAACCCTGAAACAGTAAGTACGGACTTTGCTACAGCAGATCGTTTATACTTTGAGCCTTTAACGCTGGAATATGTCATGAATGTCATTGAAGCAGAAGGTATTGAGGATGTTATTGTTCAATTCGGCGGTCAAACTGCGATTAATTTAGCTCAAGGGCTTGAAGAATACGGCGTGAACCTGCTTGGTACATCGTTTGATACGTTGGATCAATTAGAAGACCGCGATCGTTTCTATCAATTGCTTCAAAAGCTAGATATTCCTCACGTTCCTGGTACG from Peribacillus asahii carries:
- a CDS encoding carbamoyl phosphate synthase large subunit, with the protein product MPKDNTIQTILVIGSGPIVIGQAAEFDYAGTQACLALKEEGYKVILVNNNPATIMTDEINADAVYFEPLTVDTLEKIIAKEKPDGLLATLGGQTGLNLAYQLDEAGILEKYNVRLLGTPIDSIKKGEDRELFRQLMFEINEPVPDSTIVHTMEEAIAFAEEIGFPIIVRPAYTLGGSGGGISDNMDAFKELVRGGLQESPITQCLIEKSIAGYKEVEYEVMRDGNNTCITICNMENIDPVGIHTGDSIVVAPSQTLSDDEFQMLRLASIKIISALGIIGGCNIQFALDPNSKQYYLIEVNPRVSRSSALASKATGYPIARIAAKLAVGYNLNELINPVTKSTYSSFEPALDYVAVKFPRWPFDKFVTAERKLGTQMKATGEVMALHRNFEGGVQKAVDSLELKTLGLQLKSLADVPVSELWEKLAEKSDERIFVIFEMLRKGVTMEEIHEATKIDYFFLHSFASLIATEKQISAQSLQDVTKAEMQVYKEKGFSDRYLASVWNMSEQEVRAYRKELGVTAVYKTVDTCAAEFESHTNYHYSTYFGENEQVKTDKKKVLMIGSGPIRIGQGIEFDYCSVHGVYALQSEDVETIMINNNPETVSTDFATADRLYFEPLTLEYVMNVIEAEGIEDVIVQFGGQTAINLAQGLEEYGVNLLGTSFDTLDQLEDRDRFYQLLQKLDIPHVPGTMANNVDELIESALEIGFPVLLRPSYVIGGQGMEIIRSKESLLNRIENGVALVYPVLIDSYIPAKEAEIDLIADGSDIYVPIVAEHVEKAGVHSGDSMAFLPAQTLSQATKEKMVDYAKRIVNELSYNGLMNIQFVIDGEKVYVLEVNPRASRTIPIISKVTGVSLVQVATKVLLGTYKLSDVFEKTGLMEDIPYSVVKYPVFSTFALSGLDSKVGPEMKSTGEGIAIASSMPESLTKVFHAQKAKHKTGVFQAASAQLSQELIDATVKAGLKITDADFEAWIKEDEAGVVLAYGSTEEDKKMRLMAAKYRLLAFTQEETYKAYLQSLTNLDFDVTPLQEWLKKEGVSHV